Proteins found in one Trichoplusia ni isolate ovarian cell line Hi5 chromosome 14, tn1, whole genome shotgun sequence genomic segment:
- the LOC113500547 gene encoding cytochrome b5-related protein-like: MAPDADKRQISFPRLEYPIHRETVPKTAQLWLKGKRSQDGAENLWRIHDGLYDLTEFISIHPGGAEWLAVTKGTDITVAFETHHLKGLAETLLPKYFVRKTTLPKNDPFTFKEDGFYKTLKLKVMAGIENIPKDARKKSDFVTDALLLSVLVLSPVSCWVWPQNFLLGAALTVLNSFFLSSLITCAHNYFHRGDNWRMFLFNLGGASYSDWRISHSMSHHLHTNTAQDIELSMLEPFLQFLPHKDKPIWAQMGAFYYPVVYATSLLFMMFQNFTLSALQHEGKSLTWQSFIPFALPAWMYFAGGLPLPWTVLIWLITMIPASFFFVLFGLTAGHHSHRNFFEGDVPRSENIDWGLHQLDTIVERIDYAGNHFKSITRFGDHALHHLFPTLDHAELKYLYPTLFEHCEKFESHLKTNTFYEAVISASKQMIRKRPNSFKEPKHIK, translated from the exons ATGGCCCCCGACGCTGATAAGCGCCAGATCAGCTTTCCCCGACTGGAGTACCCGATACACAGAGAAACAGTGCCGAAGACAGCACAGCTCTGGCTTAAAGGCAAGCGATCCCAAGACGGCGCCGAAAACCTGTGGAGAATACACGACGGCTTGTACGATCTGACTGAGTTCATATCAATACATCCTGGTGGCGCTGAATGGCTGGCGGTTACAAAG GGCACAGACATCACAGTGGCATTCGAAACACATCACCTAAAAGGCCTCGCAGAAACCCTCCTACCAAAATACTTCGTCAGGAAGACAACACTACCAAAAAACGATCCCTTCACATTCAAAGAGGATGGAttctacaaaacattaaaattaaaagtaatggcTGGAATCGAAAATATACCAAAGGATGCTcgaaaaaaaagtgattttgtgACTGACGCACTTTTGCTAAGTGTCCTTGTGTTAAGTCCTGTCAGCTGTTGGGTTTGGCCTCAAAACTTCTTGCTCGGAGCCGCACTGACCGTTTTGAATAGTTTCTTTTTGAGTTCCTTGATCACTTGTGCACATAACTACTTCCACCGTGGAGATAATTggagaatgtttttgtttaatttaggAGGAGCGTCGTATAG tGATTGGCGGATCTCCCATTCGATGTCTCATCATCTACACACGAACACTGCTCAGGACATAGAGCTGAGTATGCTGGAGCCCTTCCTACAGTTCCTGCCGCACAAGGACAAACCCATATGGGCACAGATGGGAGCCTTCTACTACCCCGTCGTCTATGCAACGTCATTGCTTTTCATGATGTTTCAAAA TTTTACCCTGTCTGCTTTACAGCATGAAGGCAAGTCTCTAACCTGGCAGAGCTTCATTCCCTTCGCCCTGCCTGCATGGATGTACTTTGCCGGAGGGCTGCCGTTACCCTGGACTGTTCTGATCTGGCTGATCACTATGATACCAGCCAGCTTCTTCTTCGTCCTCTTCGGTTTGACAGCTGGTCATCACAGCCATAGGAACTTCTTTGAAGGTGACGTTCCGAG GAGTGAAAATATCGACTGGGGTCTCCACCAATTGGACACAATTGTGGAAAGAATCGATTACGCGGGCAATCACTTTAAATCGATCACTCGATTTGGAGACCACGCTCTTCATCATTTGTTCCCAACACTAGACCATGCAGAACTAAAATACTTGTACCCAACATTATTCGAGCATTGTGAAAAGTTTGAATCACATTTAAAAACCAATACGTTTTACGAAGCAGTCATAAGTGCCAGTAAGCAAATGATAAGGAAACGGCCAAACAGCTTTAAAGAgccaaaacatataaaatag